In Rhea pennata isolate bPtePen1 chromosome 8, bPtePen1.pri, whole genome shotgun sequence, one genomic interval encodes:
- the ABL2 gene encoding tyrosine-protein kinase ABL2 isoform X5 has protein sequence MIVGTVLLQSSSYGKDEGGLLGCLAADASKPGASGFAEALHRPYGCEVEPQALTEAIRWSSKENLLGATESDPNLFVALYDFVASGDNTLSITKGEKLRVLGYNQNGEWSEVRSKNGQGWVPSNYITPVNSLEKHSWYHGPVSRSAAEYLLSSLINGSFLVRESESSPGQLSISLRYEGRVYHYRINTTSDGKVYVTAESRFSTLAELVHHHSTVADGLVTTLHYPAPKCNKPTVYGVSPIHDKWEMERTDITMKHKLGGGQYGEVYVGVWKKYNLTVAVKTLKEDTMEVEEFLKEAAVMKEIKHPNLVQLLGVCTLEPPFYIVTEYMPYGNLLDYLRECNREEVSAVVLLYMATQISSAMEYLEKKNFIHRDLAARNCLVGENHVVKVADFGLSRLMTGDTYTAHAGAKFPIKWTAPESLAYNTFSIKSDVWAFGVLLWEIATYGMSPYPGIDLSQVYDLLEKGYRMEQPEGCPPKVYELMRACWKWNPPDRPSFAETHQAFETMFHDSSISEEVAEELGRTASSSSIVPYLPRLPMLPSKTRTLKKQAENKENIEGTQDTVEHSASSSAPGFIRSTQPTSGSPALPRKQRDKSPSSLLEDAKETTFTRDRKGGFFSSFMKKRNAPTPPKRSSSFREMENQPHKKYELTGNFSSVASLQHIDGFSFAPAQQDASLAPSKCYGGGFVPRTFYSDDSSGTSAGGGVSTSGGWSGITGFFTPRLIKKTLGLRAGKPTGSEEASKPFPRSNSTSSMSSGLPEQDRMAMTLPRNSQRSKIQLERTVSTSSQPDESMGRANDLLPKRFEEGPALTRERPKAKLLPRGATALPFRTPSGLEEKEGPGLAAAPKSKEKNTGPRQGALEDGERPGWSSPVKAAAILPTTHNHKVPVLISPTLKHSPADVQLIGTDSQGNKFKLLSEHQVTSSGDRDRPRRVKPKCAPPPPPVMRLLQQPAACSDAAEDLGIMAGVQHGLESSEGSKKAAAAAAAPVGGKSGRPVLPPPQVPLSSSSTSPVKMANGTAGAKVALRKTKQAAEKISADKISKEALLECADLLSSAITEPTPNSQLVDTGHQLLDYCSGYVDCIPHTRNKFAFREAVSKLELSLQELQVSSTAASVPGANPVLNNLLSCVQEISDVVQR, from the exons ATGATCGTGGGGACGGTCCTGCTCCAGTCCAGCAGCTATGGCAAAGACGAGGGCGGGCTGCTCGGCTGCCTGGCTGCCGATGCCTCTAAGCCTGGTGCGTCGGGGTTCGCAG AGGCCCTGCACCGCCCCTATGGTTGTGAGGTTGAACCCCAGGCACTGACCGAAGCCATCAGATGGAGCTCCAAGGAGAACCTGCTCGGAGCCACTGAGAGCGATCCCAATCTCTTTGTTGCACTTTACGATTTTGTAGCAAGCGGTGACAACACACTCAGTATCACCAAAG GTGAGAAGTTGAGAGTCCTGGGTTATAACCAGAATGGTGAATGGAGCGAGGTACGTTCTAAGAATGGGCAGGGCTGGGTACCAAGCAACTACATCACACCGGTGAACAGCCTGGAAAAGCATTCGTGGTATCATGGGCCAGTGTCACGCAGTGCAGCCGAATACCTGTTGAGCAGCCTCATCAACGGCAGCTTCCTGGTTCGTGAAAGCGAGAGCAGCCCAGGGCAGCTATCCATCTCGCTCAGGTACGAAGGACGTGTTTACCACTACAGGATCAACACCACCTCAGATGGGAAG GTATATGTGACAGCAGAAAGCCGTTTCAGCACCCTAGCAGAGCTGGTGCATCATCATTCAACAGTAGCAGACGGACTGGTGACAACTTTACATTACCCAGCACCCAAGTGCAATAAGCCCACTGTCTATGGGGTGTCTCCCATCCACGACAAGTGGGAGATGGAGCGAACTGATATCACTATGAAGCATAAACTTGGGGGAGGGCAGTATGGCGAAGTGTACGTTGGCGTCTGGAAGAAATATAATCTCACGGTTGCTGTGAAAACATTAAAG GAAGATACCATGGAGGTGGAAGAGTTCTTGAAAGAAGCTGCTGTAATGAAGGAAATCAAACACCCAAACCTAGTGCAGTTATTAG GTGTATGTACCCTGGAGCCACCTTTTTACATTGTGACAGAATATATGCCATATGGGAACCTGCTAGACTATTTACGAGAATGCAACCGGGAGGAAGTGAGTGCTGTTGTGCTTCTTTACATGGCCACACAGATCTCCTCTGCTATGGAATACTTAGAGAAGAAGAACTTCATTCACAG GGACCTGGCAGCCCGGAATTGCTTAGTTGGAGAAAATCATGTGGTGAAGGTGGCTGACTTTGGCTTAAGTCGACTTATGACTGGAGATACCTACACAGCTCATGCTGGAGCCAAGTTCCCAATCAAGTGGACAGCTCCTGAGAGCCTGGCCTATAACACCTTTTCAATCAAATCAGACGTGTGGG CTTTTGGGGTGCTGTTATGGGAAATTGCCACCTATGGCATGTCACCATACCCAGGCATTGACCTGTCTCAGGTGTATGATCTGCTGGAGAAGGGCTATCGAATGGAACAACCTGAGGGGTGCCCTCCGAAGGTTTATGAACTGATGAGGGCGT GTTGGAAGTGGAATCCACCAGACAGACCTTCTTTTGCTGAGACCCACCAGGCCTTTGAAACCATGTTCCATGACTCGAGCATCTCTGAAG aggTAGCAGAGGAGCTTGGAAGAACAGCCTCCTCCTCATCCATAGTTCCCTACTTGCCCCGGTTACCCATGCTTCCCTCCAAGACTAGAACACTGAAGAAACAGGCAGAGAACAAGGAGAATATTGAAGGAACACAAGATACTGTGGAGCACTCAGCTTCCAGCTCAGCACCAG GTTTTATCAGAAGCACACAGCCAACAAGTGGGTCTCCTGCGCTGCCTCGCAAGCAGAGGGACAAGTCACCCAGCAGCCTGCTGGAGGATGCCAAAGAGACCACTTTCACTAGGGACAGGAAAGGCGGCTTCTTCAGCTCCTTTATGAAGAAGAGGAATGCTCCTACACCTCCAAAGCGCAGCAGTTCCTTCCGGGAGATGGAGAATCAGCCCCACAAGAAATACGAGCTAACGGGTAACTTTTCATCTGTTGCTTCCTTGCAGCACATAGACGGGTTCTCTTTTGCTCCCGCTCAGCAGGATGCAAGCCTGGCACCATCAAAGTGCTATGGAGGGGGCTTTGTGCCAAGGACCTTCTACAGTGATGACAGCAGTGGTACCAGTGCTGGTGGGGGCGTGAGCACCAGTGGCGGGTGGTCGGGCATCACAGGTTTCTTTACACCACGCTTGATCAAAAAGACACTGGGTTTACGAGCAGGAAAACCCACTGGCAGTGAAGAAGCTTCAAAGCCTTTTCCAAGGTCAAACTCTACATCTTCCATGTCCTCAGGGCTTCCAGAGCAGGATAGGATGGCAATGACCCTTCCCAGAAATTCCCAGAGGTCAAAAATCCAGCTGGAACGGACAGTGTCCACCTCCTCTCAGCCAGATGAGAGCATGGGGAGGGCCAATGACCTGCTTCCCAAAAGGTTTGAAGAAGGCCCTGCTTTGACCAGAGAGAGACCAAAAGCAAAACTCTTGCCGAGGGGTGCCACAGCTCTCCCTTTCCGAACCCCCTCTGgtttggaagaaaaggagggtccggggctggcagcagctcctaagagtaaagaaaaaaacactggcCCACGACAGGGGGCCCTTGAGGATGGTGAGAGACCAGGGTGGTCATCTCCAGTAAAGGCTGCAGCAATACTTCCAACCACTCATAACCACAAAGTGCCAGTCCTAATCTCacccactctaaaacacagTCCAGCAGACGTGCAGCTTATTGGCACAGACTCTCAGGGTAATAAATTTAAGCTCTTATCTGAGCATCAGGTCACTTCTTCTGGCGACAGGGACCGGCCCAGACGGGTAAAACCAAAGTGTGCTCCACCTCCACCACCAGTGATGAGGCTCCTACAGCAGCCAGCTGCCTGCTCAGATGCAGCAGAAGATCTGGGCATCATGGCAGGAGTGCAGCACGGACTGGAATCGAGTGAAGGGAGTAAGaaggcggcggcagcagcagcagcacctgttGGTGGAAAATCTGGGAGGCCCGTGCTGCCTCCACCTCAAGTGCCTCTGTCATCGTCTTCCACCTCCCCGGTGAAAATGGCCAATGGCACAGCTGGCGCAAAAGTGGCGCTGAGAAAGACCAAACAGGCAGCCGAGAAAATCTCAGCAGATAAAATCAGCAAGGAAGCACTGCTGGAGTGTGCAGATCTTCTTTCGAGTGCCATCACCGAGCCAACACCAAACAGCCAGCTGGTGGACACAGGGCACCAGCTGTTGGATTACTGCTCAGGCTACGTGGACTGCATCCCGCATACACGCAACAAATTTGCCTTCCGCGAAGCTGTGAGCAAACTGGAACTCAGCCTGCAGGAACTGCAGGTGTCATCAACAGCTGCTAGCGTCCCTGGGGCAAACCCTGTCCTTAATAACTTATTGTCATGTGTCCAAGAAATCAGCGATGTGGTGCAAAGGTAG
- the ABL2 gene encoding tyrosine-protein kinase ABL2 isoform X1 has protein sequence MIVGTVLLQSSSYGKDEGGLLGCLAADASKPGASGFAEALHRPYGCEVEPQALTEAIRWSSKENLLGATESDPNLFVALYDFVASGDNTLSITKGEKLRVLGYNQNGEWSEVRSKNGQGWVPSNYITPVNSLEKHSWYHGPVSRSAAEYLLSSLINGSFLVRESESSPGQLSISLRYEGRVYHYRINTTSDGKVYVTAESRFSTLAELVHHHSTVADGLVTTLHYPAPKCNKPTVYGVSPIHDKWEMERTDITMKHKLGGGQYGEVYVGVWKKYNLTVAVKTLKEDTMEVEEFLKEAAVMKEIKHPNLVQLLGVCTLEPPFYIVTEYMPYGNLLDYLRECNREEVSAVVLLYMATQISSAMEYLEKKNFIHRDLAARNCLVGENHVVKVADFGLSRLMTGDTYTAHAGAKFPIKWTAPESLAYNTFSIKSDVWAFGVLLWEIATYGMSPYPGIDLSQVYDLLEKGYRMEQPEGCPPKVYELMRACWKWNPPDRPSFAETHQAFETMFHDSSISEEVAEELGRTASSSSIVPYLPRLPMLPSKTRTLKKQAENKENIEGTQDTVEHSASSSAPGFIRSTQPTSGSPALPRKQRDKSPSSLLEDAKETTFTRDRKGGFFSSFMKKRNAPTPPKRSSSFREMENQPHKKYELTGNFSSVASLQHIDGFSFAPAQQDASLAPSKCYGGGFVPRTFYSDDSSGTSAGGGVSTSGGWSGITGFFTPRLIKKTLGLRAGKPTGSEEASKPFPRSNSTSSMSSGLPEQDRMAMTLPRNSQRSKIQLERTVSTSSQPDESMGRANDLLPKRFEEGPALTRERPKAKLLPRGATALPFRTPSGLEEKEGPGLAAAPKSKEKNTGPRQGALEDGERPGWSSPVKAAAILPTTHNHKVPVLISPTLKHSPADVQLIGTDSQGNKFKLLSEHQVTSSGDRDRPRRVKPKCAPPPPPVMRLLQQPAACSDAAEDLGIMAGVQHGLESSEGSKKAAAAAAAPVGGKSGRPVLPPPQVPLSSSSTSPVKMANGTAGAKVALRKTKQAAEKISADKISKEALLECADLLSSAITEPTPNSQLVDTGHQLLDYCSGYVDCIPHTRNKFAFREAVSKLELSLQELQVSSTAASVPGANPVLNNLLSCVQEISDVVQSHRYCVCASLHTKLSAFGKVTCKGKSLVVLLHVAF, from the exons ATGATCGTGGGGACGGTCCTGCTCCAGTCCAGCAGCTATGGCAAAGACGAGGGCGGGCTGCTCGGCTGCCTGGCTGCCGATGCCTCTAAGCCTGGTGCGTCGGGGTTCGCAG AGGCCCTGCACCGCCCCTATGGTTGTGAGGTTGAACCCCAGGCACTGACCGAAGCCATCAGATGGAGCTCCAAGGAGAACCTGCTCGGAGCCACTGAGAGCGATCCCAATCTCTTTGTTGCACTTTACGATTTTGTAGCAAGCGGTGACAACACACTCAGTATCACCAAAG GTGAGAAGTTGAGAGTCCTGGGTTATAACCAGAATGGTGAATGGAGCGAGGTACGTTCTAAGAATGGGCAGGGCTGGGTACCAAGCAACTACATCACACCGGTGAACAGCCTGGAAAAGCATTCGTGGTATCATGGGCCAGTGTCACGCAGTGCAGCCGAATACCTGTTGAGCAGCCTCATCAACGGCAGCTTCCTGGTTCGTGAAAGCGAGAGCAGCCCAGGGCAGCTATCCATCTCGCTCAGGTACGAAGGACGTGTTTACCACTACAGGATCAACACCACCTCAGATGGGAAG GTATATGTGACAGCAGAAAGCCGTTTCAGCACCCTAGCAGAGCTGGTGCATCATCATTCAACAGTAGCAGACGGACTGGTGACAACTTTACATTACCCAGCACCCAAGTGCAATAAGCCCACTGTCTATGGGGTGTCTCCCATCCACGACAAGTGGGAGATGGAGCGAACTGATATCACTATGAAGCATAAACTTGGGGGAGGGCAGTATGGCGAAGTGTACGTTGGCGTCTGGAAGAAATATAATCTCACGGTTGCTGTGAAAACATTAAAG GAAGATACCATGGAGGTGGAAGAGTTCTTGAAAGAAGCTGCTGTAATGAAGGAAATCAAACACCCAAACCTAGTGCAGTTATTAG GTGTATGTACCCTGGAGCCACCTTTTTACATTGTGACAGAATATATGCCATATGGGAACCTGCTAGACTATTTACGAGAATGCAACCGGGAGGAAGTGAGTGCTGTTGTGCTTCTTTACATGGCCACACAGATCTCCTCTGCTATGGAATACTTAGAGAAGAAGAACTTCATTCACAG GGACCTGGCAGCCCGGAATTGCTTAGTTGGAGAAAATCATGTGGTGAAGGTGGCTGACTTTGGCTTAAGTCGACTTATGACTGGAGATACCTACACAGCTCATGCTGGAGCCAAGTTCCCAATCAAGTGGACAGCTCCTGAGAGCCTGGCCTATAACACCTTTTCAATCAAATCAGACGTGTGGG CTTTTGGGGTGCTGTTATGGGAAATTGCCACCTATGGCATGTCACCATACCCAGGCATTGACCTGTCTCAGGTGTATGATCTGCTGGAGAAGGGCTATCGAATGGAACAACCTGAGGGGTGCCCTCCGAAGGTTTATGAACTGATGAGGGCGT GTTGGAAGTGGAATCCACCAGACAGACCTTCTTTTGCTGAGACCCACCAGGCCTTTGAAACCATGTTCCATGACTCGAGCATCTCTGAAG aggTAGCAGAGGAGCTTGGAAGAACAGCCTCCTCCTCATCCATAGTTCCCTACTTGCCCCGGTTACCCATGCTTCCCTCCAAGACTAGAACACTGAAGAAACAGGCAGAGAACAAGGAGAATATTGAAGGAACACAAGATACTGTGGAGCACTCAGCTTCCAGCTCAGCACCAG GTTTTATCAGAAGCACACAGCCAACAAGTGGGTCTCCTGCGCTGCCTCGCAAGCAGAGGGACAAGTCACCCAGCAGCCTGCTGGAGGATGCCAAAGAGACCACTTTCACTAGGGACAGGAAAGGCGGCTTCTTCAGCTCCTTTATGAAGAAGAGGAATGCTCCTACACCTCCAAAGCGCAGCAGTTCCTTCCGGGAGATGGAGAATCAGCCCCACAAGAAATACGAGCTAACGGGTAACTTTTCATCTGTTGCTTCCTTGCAGCACATAGACGGGTTCTCTTTTGCTCCCGCTCAGCAGGATGCAAGCCTGGCACCATCAAAGTGCTATGGAGGGGGCTTTGTGCCAAGGACCTTCTACAGTGATGACAGCAGTGGTACCAGTGCTGGTGGGGGCGTGAGCACCAGTGGCGGGTGGTCGGGCATCACAGGTTTCTTTACACCACGCTTGATCAAAAAGACACTGGGTTTACGAGCAGGAAAACCCACTGGCAGTGAAGAAGCTTCAAAGCCTTTTCCAAGGTCAAACTCTACATCTTCCATGTCCTCAGGGCTTCCAGAGCAGGATAGGATGGCAATGACCCTTCCCAGAAATTCCCAGAGGTCAAAAATCCAGCTGGAACGGACAGTGTCCACCTCCTCTCAGCCAGATGAGAGCATGGGGAGGGCCAATGACCTGCTTCCCAAAAGGTTTGAAGAAGGCCCTGCTTTGACCAGAGAGAGACCAAAAGCAAAACTCTTGCCGAGGGGTGCCACAGCTCTCCCTTTCCGAACCCCCTCTGgtttggaagaaaaggagggtccggggctggcagcagctcctaagagtaaagaaaaaaacactggcCCACGACAGGGGGCCCTTGAGGATGGTGAGAGACCAGGGTGGTCATCTCCAGTAAAGGCTGCAGCAATACTTCCAACCACTCATAACCACAAAGTGCCAGTCCTAATCTCacccactctaaaacacagTCCAGCAGACGTGCAGCTTATTGGCACAGACTCTCAGGGTAATAAATTTAAGCTCTTATCTGAGCATCAGGTCACTTCTTCTGGCGACAGGGACCGGCCCAGACGGGTAAAACCAAAGTGTGCTCCACCTCCACCACCAGTGATGAGGCTCCTACAGCAGCCAGCTGCCTGCTCAGATGCAGCAGAAGATCTGGGCATCATGGCAGGAGTGCAGCACGGACTGGAATCGAGTGAAGGGAGTAAGaaggcggcggcagcagcagcagcacctgttGGTGGAAAATCTGGGAGGCCCGTGCTGCCTCCACCTCAAGTGCCTCTGTCATCGTCTTCCACCTCCCCGGTGAAAATGGCCAATGGCACAGCTGGCGCAAAAGTGGCGCTGAGAAAGACCAAACAGGCAGCCGAGAAAATCTCAGCAGATAAAATCAGCAAGGAAGCACTGCTGGAGTGTGCAGATCTTCTTTCGAGTGCCATCACCGAGCCAACACCAAACAGCCAGCTGGTGGACACAGGGCACCAGCTGTTGGATTACTGCTCAGGCTACGTGGACTGCATCCCGCATACACGCAACAAATTTGCCTTCCGCGAAGCTGTGAGCAAACTGGAACTCAGCCTGCAGGAACTGCAGGTGTCATCAACAGCTGCTAGCGTCCCTGGGGCAAACCCTGTCCTTAATAACTTATTGTCATGTGTCCAAGAAATCAGCGATGTGGTGCAAAG TCATCGTTATTGCGTGTGTGCATCCCTGCACACCAAACTGTCTGCCTTTGGAAAGGTGACCTGCAAAGGGAAAAGCCTTGTGGTGTTGCTTCATGTTGCCTTTTAA
- the ABL2 gene encoding tyrosine-protein kinase ABL2 isoform X4: MIVGTVLLQSSSYGKDEGGLLGCLAADASKPGASGFAEALHRPYGCEVEPQALTEAIRWSSKENLLGATESDPNLFVALYDFVASGDNTLSITKGEKLRVLGYNQNGEWSEVRSKNGQGWVPSNYITPVNSLEKHSWYHGPVSRSAAEYLLSSLINGSFLVRESESSPGQLSISLRYEGRVYHYRINTTSDGKVYVTAESRFSTLAELVHHHSTVADGLVTTLHYPAPKCNKPTVYGVSPIHDKWEMERTDITMKHKLGGGQYGEVYVGVWKKYNLTVAVKTLKEDTMEVEEFLKEAAVMKEIKHPNLVQLLGVCTLEPPFYIVTEYMPYGNLLDYLRECNREEVSAVVLLYMATQISSAMEYLEKKNFIHRDLAARNCLVGENHVVKVADFGLSRLMTGDTYTAHAGAKFPIKWTAPESLAYNTFSIKSDVWAFGVLLWEIATYGMSPYPGIDLSQVYDLLEKGYRMEQPEGCPPKVYELMRACWKWNPPDRPSFAETHQAFETMFHDSSISEEVAEELGRTASSSSIVPYLPRLPMLPSKTRTLKKQAENKENIEGTQDTVEHSASSSAPGFIRSTQPTSGSPALPRKQRDKSPSSLLEDAKETTFTRDRKGGFFSSFMKKRNAPTPPKRSSSFREMENQPHKKYELTGNFSSVASLQHIDGFSFAPAQQDASLAPSKCYGGGFVPRTFYSDDSSGTSAGGGVSTSGGWSGITGFFTPRLIKKTLGLRAGKPTGSEEASKPFPRSNSTSSMSSGLPEQDRMAMTLPRNSQRSKIQLERTVSTSSQPDESMGRANDLLPKRFEEGPALTRERPKAKLLPRGATALPFRTPSGLEEKEGPGLAAAPKSKEKNTGPRQGALEDGERPGWSSPVKAAAILPTTHNHKVPVLISPTLKHSPADVQLIGTDSQGNKFKLLSEHQVTSSGDRDRPRRVKPKCAPPPPPVMRLLQQPAACSDAAEDLGIMAGVQHGLESSEGSKKAAAAAAAPVGGKSGRPVLPPPQVPLSSSSTSPVKMANGTAGAKVALRKTKQAAEKISADKISKEALLECADLLSSAITEPTPNSQLVDTGHQLLDYCSGYVDCIPHTRNKFAFREAVSKLELSLQELQVSSTAASVPGANPVLNNLLSCVQEISDVVQRLTSQFCFVTLGTHSR, translated from the exons ATGATCGTGGGGACGGTCCTGCTCCAGTCCAGCAGCTATGGCAAAGACGAGGGCGGGCTGCTCGGCTGCCTGGCTGCCGATGCCTCTAAGCCTGGTGCGTCGGGGTTCGCAG AGGCCCTGCACCGCCCCTATGGTTGTGAGGTTGAACCCCAGGCACTGACCGAAGCCATCAGATGGAGCTCCAAGGAGAACCTGCTCGGAGCCACTGAGAGCGATCCCAATCTCTTTGTTGCACTTTACGATTTTGTAGCAAGCGGTGACAACACACTCAGTATCACCAAAG GTGAGAAGTTGAGAGTCCTGGGTTATAACCAGAATGGTGAATGGAGCGAGGTACGTTCTAAGAATGGGCAGGGCTGGGTACCAAGCAACTACATCACACCGGTGAACAGCCTGGAAAAGCATTCGTGGTATCATGGGCCAGTGTCACGCAGTGCAGCCGAATACCTGTTGAGCAGCCTCATCAACGGCAGCTTCCTGGTTCGTGAAAGCGAGAGCAGCCCAGGGCAGCTATCCATCTCGCTCAGGTACGAAGGACGTGTTTACCACTACAGGATCAACACCACCTCAGATGGGAAG GTATATGTGACAGCAGAAAGCCGTTTCAGCACCCTAGCAGAGCTGGTGCATCATCATTCAACAGTAGCAGACGGACTGGTGACAACTTTACATTACCCAGCACCCAAGTGCAATAAGCCCACTGTCTATGGGGTGTCTCCCATCCACGACAAGTGGGAGATGGAGCGAACTGATATCACTATGAAGCATAAACTTGGGGGAGGGCAGTATGGCGAAGTGTACGTTGGCGTCTGGAAGAAATATAATCTCACGGTTGCTGTGAAAACATTAAAG GAAGATACCATGGAGGTGGAAGAGTTCTTGAAAGAAGCTGCTGTAATGAAGGAAATCAAACACCCAAACCTAGTGCAGTTATTAG GTGTATGTACCCTGGAGCCACCTTTTTACATTGTGACAGAATATATGCCATATGGGAACCTGCTAGACTATTTACGAGAATGCAACCGGGAGGAAGTGAGTGCTGTTGTGCTTCTTTACATGGCCACACAGATCTCCTCTGCTATGGAATACTTAGAGAAGAAGAACTTCATTCACAG GGACCTGGCAGCCCGGAATTGCTTAGTTGGAGAAAATCATGTGGTGAAGGTGGCTGACTTTGGCTTAAGTCGACTTATGACTGGAGATACCTACACAGCTCATGCTGGAGCCAAGTTCCCAATCAAGTGGACAGCTCCTGAGAGCCTGGCCTATAACACCTTTTCAATCAAATCAGACGTGTGGG CTTTTGGGGTGCTGTTATGGGAAATTGCCACCTATGGCATGTCACCATACCCAGGCATTGACCTGTCTCAGGTGTATGATCTGCTGGAGAAGGGCTATCGAATGGAACAACCTGAGGGGTGCCCTCCGAAGGTTTATGAACTGATGAGGGCGT GTTGGAAGTGGAATCCACCAGACAGACCTTCTTTTGCTGAGACCCACCAGGCCTTTGAAACCATGTTCCATGACTCGAGCATCTCTGAAG aggTAGCAGAGGAGCTTGGAAGAACAGCCTCCTCCTCATCCATAGTTCCCTACTTGCCCCGGTTACCCATGCTTCCCTCCAAGACTAGAACACTGAAGAAACAGGCAGAGAACAAGGAGAATATTGAAGGAACACAAGATACTGTGGAGCACTCAGCTTCCAGCTCAGCACCAG GTTTTATCAGAAGCACACAGCCAACAAGTGGGTCTCCTGCGCTGCCTCGCAAGCAGAGGGACAAGTCACCCAGCAGCCTGCTGGAGGATGCCAAAGAGACCACTTTCACTAGGGACAGGAAAGGCGGCTTCTTCAGCTCCTTTATGAAGAAGAGGAATGCTCCTACACCTCCAAAGCGCAGCAGTTCCTTCCGGGAGATGGAGAATCAGCCCCACAAGAAATACGAGCTAACGGGTAACTTTTCATCTGTTGCTTCCTTGCAGCACATAGACGGGTTCTCTTTTGCTCCCGCTCAGCAGGATGCAAGCCTGGCACCATCAAAGTGCTATGGAGGGGGCTTTGTGCCAAGGACCTTCTACAGTGATGACAGCAGTGGTACCAGTGCTGGTGGGGGCGTGAGCACCAGTGGCGGGTGGTCGGGCATCACAGGTTTCTTTACACCACGCTTGATCAAAAAGACACTGGGTTTACGAGCAGGAAAACCCACTGGCAGTGAAGAAGCTTCAAAGCCTTTTCCAAGGTCAAACTCTACATCTTCCATGTCCTCAGGGCTTCCAGAGCAGGATAGGATGGCAATGACCCTTCCCAGAAATTCCCAGAGGTCAAAAATCCAGCTGGAACGGACAGTGTCCACCTCCTCTCAGCCAGATGAGAGCATGGGGAGGGCCAATGACCTGCTTCCCAAAAGGTTTGAAGAAGGCCCTGCTTTGACCAGAGAGAGACCAAAAGCAAAACTCTTGCCGAGGGGTGCCACAGCTCTCCCTTTCCGAACCCCCTCTGgtttggaagaaaaggagggtccggggctggcagcagctcctaagagtaaagaaaaaaacactggcCCACGACAGGGGGCCCTTGAGGATGGTGAGAGACCAGGGTGGTCATCTCCAGTAAAGGCTGCAGCAATACTTCCAACCACTCATAACCACAAAGTGCCAGTCCTAATCTCacccactctaaaacacagTCCAGCAGACGTGCAGCTTATTGGCACAGACTCTCAGGGTAATAAATTTAAGCTCTTATCTGAGCATCAGGTCACTTCTTCTGGCGACAGGGACCGGCCCAGACGGGTAAAACCAAAGTGTGCTCCACCTCCACCACCAGTGATGAGGCTCCTACAGCAGCCAGCTGCCTGCTCAGATGCAGCAGAAGATCTGGGCATCATGGCAGGAGTGCAGCACGGACTGGAATCGAGTGAAGGGAGTAAGaaggcggcggcagcagcagcagcacctgttGGTGGAAAATCTGGGAGGCCCGTGCTGCCTCCACCTCAAGTGCCTCTGTCATCGTCTTCCACCTCCCCGGTGAAAATGGCCAATGGCACAGCTGGCGCAAAAGTGGCGCTGAGAAAGACCAAACAGGCAGCCGAGAAAATCTCAGCAGATAAAATCAGCAAGGAAGCACTGCTGGAGTGTGCAGATCTTCTTTCGAGTGCCATCACCGAGCCAACACCAAACAGCCAGCTGGTGGACACAGGGCACCAGCTGTTGGATTACTGCTCAGGCTACGTGGACTGCATCCCGCATACACGCAACAAATTTGCCTTCCGCGAAGCTGTGAGCAAACTGGAACTCAGCCTGCAGGAACTGCAGGTGTCATCAACAGCTGCTAGCGTCCCTGGGGCAAACCCTGTCCTTAATAACTTATTGTCATGTGTCCAAGAAATCAGCGATGTGGTGCAAAG GTTGACCTCCCAATTCTGTTTTGTTACCTTGGGGACCCATAGTAGGTAA